Proteins from a single region of Rhodovibrio salinarum DSM 9154:
- a CDS encoding penicillin-binding protein activator, with translation MLRGALTAAGVATLVLLGACAPTTEQGAPPGAASQDETTGAEQPPAEPRISVEQVLEDALTAPQEFQLTPPEAEGLPPHRVGLLLPLSGPRADLGQAMLRAAELAMFDIADDQFALVVRDTKGTPEGARRAAEEAIAAGANLLLGPVFSSSVDAVAPVAEGGRVPVVAFSNNREVARPGVWVTGLLPSEQVDRIVGYAASQGNRSFALLAPDNRYGELIRQAMREATDKHDVALVDSRLFDPDARDISEPVKELSDYSRRQRELKNRIAELERQSGSQAARELRRLKNLDALGKAPFDAVLFPIGGSKLRQLAPTLPYYDIDPDEVQFLGTAQWSGLSLAGDPTLQSGWYPAPPPESQARFEQRYRTVQGTPPPDVAALAYDATALAALMARRAVREGTPPFRVYTEETLTQRNGFAGVNGLFRLNTDGLVERGYAVMRVTSDGPEVLDPAPSSFVGPTN, from the coding sequence ATGCTGCGCGGTGCTTTGACCGCGGCGGGCGTGGCGACGCTCGTGCTGCTGGGTGCCTGCGCGCCGACGACGGAACAGGGTGCACCGCCCGGCGCTGCGTCGCAAGACGAGACCACCGGGGCGGAGCAGCCACCGGCTGAGCCGCGGATCAGCGTCGAGCAGGTGCTGGAAGACGCGCTCACCGCGCCGCAGGAGTTCCAGCTGACTCCGCCGGAGGCCGAGGGGCTGCCGCCGCATCGCGTGGGTCTGCTGCTGCCGCTTTCGGGACCGCGCGCCGACCTGGGCCAGGCGATGCTGCGCGCGGCGGAACTGGCGATGTTCGACATTGCGGACGATCAGTTCGCGCTGGTCGTGCGCGATACCAAGGGCACCCCCGAAGGGGCCCGCCGCGCCGCGGAGGAGGCCATCGCCGCCGGTGCCAACCTGCTGCTCGGGCCTGTTTTCTCCAGTTCGGTGGATGCCGTCGCGCCGGTTGCCGAGGGCGGTCGGGTGCCGGTGGTGGCCTTTTCCAACAACCGGGAGGTCGCGCGCCCCGGCGTGTGGGTGACCGGCCTGCTGCCAAGCGAGCAGGTCGACCGGATCGTCGGGTACGCCGCGTCACAGGGCAACCGGAGCTTCGCCTTGCTGGCGCCGGACAACCGCTACGGCGAACTGATCCGGCAGGCGATGCGCGAGGCGACTGACAAGCACGACGTTGCGCTGGTCGACAGCCGACTGTTCGATCCCGATGCCCGCGATATTTCCGAGCCGGTCAAGGAGCTTTCAGACTATAGCCGGCGGCAGCGGGAGTTGAAAAACCGGATTGCGGAGCTTGAGCGACAGAGCGGGTCACAGGCAGCGCGTGAGCTGCGCCGTCTGAAGAATTTGGATGCGCTGGGCAAGGCGCCGTTCGATGCCGTGCTGTTCCCAATTGGCGGCAGCAAACTGCGCCAATTGGCCCCGACGCTCCCGTATTACGACATCGACCCGGATGAGGTGCAGTTCCTGGGAACGGCGCAGTGGTCGGGCTTGTCGCTGGCCGGGGACCCCACGCTGCAGAGTGGCTGGTACCCCGCGCCCCCGCCGGAGAGCCAGGCGCGTTTCGAGCAGCGGTATCGCACCGTCCAGGGCACGCCGCCGCCGGATGTGGCCGCGCTTGCCTACGACGCGACGGCGCTCGCCGCGCTGATGGCCCGTCGGGCGGTGCGTGAAGGCACGCCGCCGTTCCGCGTCTACACCGAGGAAACGCTGACCCAGCGTAACGGCTTTGCCGGCGTAAACGGGCTGTTCCGCCTGAACACGGACGGCCTGGTCGAACGGGGCTATGCGGTGATGCGTGTCACCTCGGATGGTCCTGAGGTGCTAGATCCCGCCCCGTCCAGCTTCGTGGGGCCGACCAACTAG
- a CDS encoding YraN family protein, translated as MTRPTQARRAAEQRGRGAEATAAWMLRLKGYRILARGLRTPVGEVDLIARRGRVLALIEVKTRATRDQAAMAITPRQRQRIARAGQVFLARRPDLATLNLRFDAVLLAPGQWPQHITDAWRPDADERLSV; from the coding sequence ATGACGCGCCCGACCCAGGCGCGCCGGGCCGCCGAACAGCGCGGCCGCGGGGCCGAAGCCACGGCGGCCTGGATGCTGCGCTTGAAGGGCTACCGAATCCTCGCGCGTGGCCTGCGCACCCCGGTCGGGGAGGTCGATCTGATCGCCCGGCGCGGCCGGGTGCTGGCCCTGATCGAAGTCAAGACCCGCGCGACCCGGGATCAGGCCGCCATGGCGATCACTCCGCGCCAGCGCCAGCGAATCGCCCGCGCCGGCCAGGTCTTCCTGGCACGCCGGCCCGACCTGGCGACGCTGAACCTGCGCTTCGACGCCGTACTGCTCGCGCCCGGCCAATGGCCACAGCACATTACGGACGCCTGGCGCCCGGATGCGGACGAGCGCTTGAGCGTGTGA
- a CDS encoding SirB1 family protein — MNDLAEAQGILRRAGGRPDTDIDLAETALALGALDVPEPRLNRYRHHLSLLTRDVAEAAQAAGTDDLAARARALAEVLVERYGYQGDRDTYDDLQNANMLRVIDRRKGLPVALAILFIHAGRAQGWHIDGLNFPGHFLLSMNLGAERAVLDPFDGLRPLGARDLRELLTAIEGPGADLSPEHYAPLGNRAMLLRLQNNRKVRLLHDEHRDLAVQALEAMLMIAPGEPSLWHEAGLLHAHLGNLRAAILALEQVMHLSEAPNEQRDVANLLQQLRGRIS; from the coding sequence ATGAATGATCTGGCGGAAGCGCAAGGCATCCTTCGCCGCGCAGGCGGCCGGCCGGACACCGACATCGACCTGGCCGAGACCGCGCTTGCGCTGGGTGCGTTGGACGTGCCGGAGCCGCGCCTCAACCGCTACCGCCATCACCTCAGCCTGCTGACCCGCGACGTCGCCGAGGCGGCCCAGGCGGCCGGGACCGACGACCTCGCCGCCCGGGCGCGGGCGCTCGCCGAGGTGCTGGTCGAGCGCTACGGCTATCAGGGCGACCGCGACACCTACGACGATCTGCAGAACGCCAACATGCTGCGGGTGATCGATCGGCGGAAGGGCCTGCCGGTCGCGCTCGCCATCCTGTTCATCCATGCCGGGCGGGCGCAGGGCTGGCACATCGACGGCCTGAACTTCCCCGGCCATTTCCTGCTGTCCATGAACCTGGGGGCCGAGCGCGCCGTGCTCGACCCGTTCGACGGCCTGCGCCCCCTGGGCGCCCGGGACCTGCGCGAGCTGTTGACCGCGATCGAGGGGCCGGGGGCCGACCTGTCCCCGGAGCACTACGCGCCGCTCGGCAACCGGGCGATGCTGTTGCGCCTGCAGAACAACCGTAAGGTTCGCCTGCTGCATGACGAGCACCGCGACCTAGCGGTGCAAGCGCTCGAGGCGATGCTGATGATCGCCCCGGGCGAGCCCAGTCTATGGCACGAGGCCGGCTTGCTGCACGCCCACCTGGGCAACCTACGCGCCGCGATTTTGGCGTTGGAGCAGGTGATGCATCTGTCCGAGGCCCCGAACGAACAGCGCGACGTCGCCAACCTGCTGCAGCAATTGCGCGGGCGCATCAGCTAG
- a CDS encoding AEC family transporter: MALLFDVVTRITLPIVAIAALGFVMQTRAGFDVRSLNRLLLYATLPCFLVVTLAEAKLPLGQLQGVVIFTMAQFALLLALGWSVGRALGLDPKARAVVAVACAFPNSGNFGIPVIELAFGSDYVVHQAVITSTHTVMILLLAPILFGGGGTVGQHLKGVFQTPLIPALAIGIGLNLAGIELIEPIRKPLATMGDAYVGVALFALGAQLAENRLSVQLGTAGVSVALRLLIAPLLTAAALLLLEMPASVEAILLVGSAGPVGVLVTIFASEFRGNVELSSAVVVASTVLSPIAITAAVIATRLMGMG, from the coding sequence ATGGCCCTGCTGTTCGACGTCGTCACCCGGATCACCTTGCCGATCGTCGCGATCGCGGCGCTCGGCTTCGTGATGCAGACCCGCGCGGGCTTCGACGTCCGCTCGCTGAACCGGCTGCTGCTCTACGCCACGCTGCCCTGCTTCCTGGTGGTGACGCTGGCGGAAGCGAAACTGCCGCTGGGCCAGCTTCAGGGCGTGGTGATCTTCACGATGGCGCAGTTCGCCCTGCTGCTCGCTCTTGGCTGGTCGGTCGGCCGCGCGCTCGGCCTCGACCCCAAGGCGCGCGCGGTGGTGGCGGTCGCCTGCGCCTTCCCGAACAGCGGCAACTTCGGCATCCCGGTGATCGAACTCGCTTTCGGCAGCGACTATGTCGTGCACCAAGCGGTGATCACCTCGACCCACACGGTGATGATCCTGCTGCTGGCCCCGATCCTGTTCGGCGGCGGCGGCACGGTCGGCCAGCACCTGAAGGGCGTGTTCCAGACCCCGCTGATTCCCGCACTGGCGATCGGCATCGGCCTGAACCTGGCCGGGATCGAGTTGATCGAGCCAATCCGCAAACCGCTGGCGACGATGGGCGATGCCTACGTCGGCGTGGCGCTGTTCGCGCTCGGCGCCCAGTTGGCGGAAAACCGGCTGAGCGTGCAACTCGGCACGGCCGGAGTGTCGGTCGCGCTCCGGCTTCTGATCGCGCCACTGCTGACGGCCGCCGCCTTACTACTGCTGGAGATGCCGGCGTCGGTCGAGGCGATTCTGCTGGTCGGCAGCGCCGGCCCGGTGGGCGTGTTGGTGACCATCTTCGCCAGCGAGTTCCGCGGCAACGTCGAACTCTCGAGCGCGGTTGTGGTTGCCTCCACCGTGCTGAGCCCAATTGCCATCACCGCCGCGGTGATCGCCACCCGACTGATGGGGATGGGGTAG
- a CDS encoding carboxypeptidase M32, whose translation MTDAYAELETRFGRMNALSEAGGVLNWDMATLMPAGGAEARSEQLAALQVTCHQMMTDPKMAELFENAQAKGDQLSSWQAANLKEMRRQWLHATAVPERLVEQISRATNRCELAWREARPENDFQKVKPHLQEVLDLTREAGQAKADALGLGVYDALLDQFEPGFSSQRIDEIFGRLAQWLPETLPRVLEKQRSQTPPQRPEGPFPQAKQEQLGKRLMQAVGFNFSHGRLDVSLHPFCGGVPDDLRITTRYDESDFTSAILGVLHETGHAMYERNLPADWRRQPVGEARGMALHESQSLLIEMQACRSADFIQFMAPIAQETFAGSGPAWEPHNLYRLATQVEPDFIRVDADEVTYPAHVILRYRLETALIAGDMSLDDLPGAWNDGMRDLLGITPPEDRLGCLQDIHWFDGAFGYFPTYTLGALAAAQLFEAATTAHPEIPQHLRQGDFSTLLAWLRTNVHSLGSSLTTDEILERATGAKLDETVFQRHIQRRYLDD comes from the coding sequence ATGACCGATGCCTACGCCGAGTTGGAAACGCGCTTTGGCCGGATGAACGCGCTGTCGGAGGCCGGCGGCGTCCTGAACTGGGACATGGCCACCCTGATGCCGGCCGGCGGGGCCGAGGCGCGCAGCGAGCAATTGGCGGCCCTTCAGGTCACCTGCCATCAGATGATGACCGACCCCAAGATGGCCGAGCTGTTCGAAAACGCGCAGGCGAAGGGCGACCAGCTGTCCTCCTGGCAGGCCGCCAACCTGAAGGAGATGCGCCGGCAGTGGCTGCACGCCACCGCCGTGCCGGAGCGCCTGGTCGAGCAGATCAGCCGCGCCACCAACCGCTGCGAACTTGCCTGGCGGGAGGCACGGCCGGAGAACGACTTCCAGAAGGTGAAGCCCCATCTACAGGAAGTCCTGGACCTGACGCGCGAGGCCGGCCAGGCCAAGGCGGACGCGCTCGGCCTCGGCGTTTACGACGCGCTGCTCGACCAGTTCGAGCCCGGCTTCTCTTCGCAGCGGATCGACGAGATATTCGGCCGGCTGGCCCAATGGCTGCCGGAGACGCTGCCCCGGGTGCTGGAGAAGCAGCGCAGTCAGACCCCGCCGCAGCGCCCCGAAGGCCCGTTCCCGCAGGCCAAGCAGGAACAACTGGGCAAGCGGCTGATGCAGGCGGTCGGCTTCAATTTCAGCCACGGCCGGCTGGACGTCTCGCTACACCCCTTCTGCGGCGGTGTGCCGGACGATCTGCGGATCACCACCCGCTACGACGAGAGCGACTTCACCAGCGCCATCCTGGGCGTGCTACACGAGACCGGGCACGCGATGTACGAACGCAACCTGCCCGCCGACTGGCGCCGGCAGCCGGTCGGCGAGGCGCGCGGCATGGCGCTGCACGAAAGCCAGAGCCTGCTGATCGAGATGCAGGCCTGCCGCTCGGCCGACTTCATCCAGTTCATGGCGCCGATCGCCCAGGAAACCTTCGCCGGCAGCGGTCCGGCCTGGGAGCCGCACAACCTCTACCGGCTGGCCACCCAGGTCGAACCCGACTTCATCCGGGTCGACGCCGACGAGGTGACCTACCCCGCCCACGTGATCCTGCGCTATCGGCTGGAAACCGCGCTGATCGCCGGCGACATGAGCCTGGACGACCTGCCGGGCGCGTGGAACGACGGCATGCGGGACCTGCTCGGCATCACCCCGCCGGAGGACCGTCTGGGCTGTCTGCAGGACATCCACTGGTTCGACGGCGCGTTCGGCTACTTCCCCACCTACACGCTGGGCGCGCTCGCCGCCGCGCAGCTGTTCGAGGCCGCGACCACCGCGCACCCTGAAATCCCGCAGCACCTGCGCCAGGGCGATTTCTCGACCCTGCTCGCCTGGCTGCGGACCAACGTGCACAGCCTGGGCAGCTCGCTCACCACAGACGAAATCCTGGAACGGGCCACCGGCGCGAAGCTCGACGAAACGGTGTTCCAACGGCACATCCAGCGCCGCTATCTGGACGACTGA
- the rsmI gene encoding 16S rRNA (cytidine(1402)-2'-O)-methyltransferase, with amino-acid sequence MSRQARFAAPHNPSPVGDGPVRDGGGASAAASGGEPTGGPEGSQADSAADTTPPQTAPQHADARTAARPPLSAGLYVVATPIGNLGDLTFRAADHLARVDAVLCEDTRVTRRLMDVYGLRPPLISYHEHNAEQRRPEVLQRLSQGQALALVSDAGTPLISDPGYKLVRDVQDAGHPVRALPGASAALAALAIAGLPTDRFFFQGFLPSKQGQRRAVLEELRGLKASLVFYESPQRLERSLADMADLLGPRDAAVGRELTKRFEELIRAPLPELATRFRETPKGEIVIVVAPPSAEALIADAETVDARLRTALETMSVRDAAAAVAAETGWKKKQVYDRALHLKPGGRR; translated from the coding sequence ATGTCGCGTCAAGCACGGTTCGCTGCTCCACATAATCCTTCGCCGGTCGGGGACGGACCGGTCCGAGATGGCGGTGGCGCCTCTGCCGCCGCTTCCGGCGGTGAGCCTACCGGGGGGCCCGAGGGCTCGCAAGCGGACAGCGCAGCGGACACAACACCCCCACAGACCGCGCCCCAACACGCCGACGCGCGCACGGCGGCACGCCCGCCCCTGAGCGCCGGGCTGTATGTCGTCGCCACGCCGATCGGCAACCTGGGCGACCTGACCTTTCGTGCCGCCGATCACCTCGCGCGGGTCGACGCCGTGCTGTGCGAGGACACGCGGGTGACCCGGCGCCTGATGGACGTCTACGGCCTGCGCCCACCGCTGATCTCCTATCACGAGCACAATGCCGAGCAACGCCGGCCGGAGGTGCTGCAACGCCTGTCGCAAGGGCAGGCCTTGGCCCTGGTCTCCGACGCGGGGACCCCGCTGATCTCCGATCCTGGCTACAAGCTGGTGCGCGATGTCCAGGACGCCGGGCACCCGGTACGCGCCCTGCCCGGCGCGAGCGCGGCGCTGGCGGCGCTGGCGATCGCCGGGCTGCCGACCGACCGCTTTTTTTTCCAGGGTTTCCTGCCGTCGAAACAGGGACAGCGCCGGGCCGTTCTGGAGGAACTGCGCGGCCTGAAGGCGAGCCTGGTATTCTACGAATCGCCTCAGCGCCTCGAACGCAGCCTGGCCGACATGGCGGACCTGCTCGGCCCCCGCGACGCGGCCGTCGGACGCGAGCTCACCAAACGCTTCGAGGAGCTGATCCGCGCGCCCCTGCCGGAGCTGGCAACGCGGTTCCGCGAGACGCCGAAGGGCGAAATCGTGATCGTGGTCGCGCCGCCATCGGCCGAGGCACTGATCGCCGACGCCGAGACGGTCGACGCACGCCTGCGCACCGCCCTGGAAACCATGAGCGTGCGTGACGCCGCCGCGGCGGTTGCCGCCGAGACGGGCTGGAAGAAGAAACAGGTCTATGACCGCGCCCTGCACCTCAAACCGGGGGGCCGGCGATGA
- the phoU gene encoding phosphate signaling complex protein PhoU, whose product MQGQQEHIVKSFDDQLKNVAHQIARMGGMAESQFSSAVDALARRDSDLAGRVVNADTGLDGLEHQIEEETVRILALRQPVATDLREIIAAFKIASDTERIGDYAVNVAKRTLALNQLPPAQPASAVPRMAKLVQSIVKDTFDAYVERDAEKALDVWHRDAEVDEMYTSLFRELLTYMMEDPRAITPCTHLLFIAKNIERIGDHATNIAETIHYLVTGDYIEGGRPKGDTSSYAVVEAPETAEDIGTENTPNSGDGSSNA is encoded by the coding sequence TTGCAAGGGCAGCAGGAACACATCGTCAAGTCGTTCGACGATCAACTGAAGAACGTCGCCCATCAGATCGCGCGCATGGGCGGCATGGCGGAAAGCCAGTTCTCCAGCGCCGTCGACGCGCTGGCCCGCCGGGACAGCGACCTCGCCGGCCGCGTGGTCAACGCGGACACCGGCCTGGACGGCCTGGAACACCAGATCGAGGAGGAAACGGTCCGCATCCTGGCGTTGCGCCAGCCGGTGGCGACCGACCTGCGGGAGATCATCGCCGCGTTCAAGATCGCCTCCGACACCGAGCGGATCGGCGACTATGCGGTCAACGTCGCCAAGCGCACGCTGGCGCTCAATCAGCTACCGCCGGCGCAGCCGGCCTCCGCCGTGCCGCGGATGGCCAAGCTGGTGCAGTCGATCGTCAAGGATACCTTCGACGCCTATGTCGAACGCGACGCGGAGAAGGCGCTCGACGTCTGGCACCGCGATGCCGAGGTGGACGAGATGTACACCTCGCTGTTTCGCGAACTGCTGACCTACATGATGGAGGATCCGCGGGCGATCACGCCGTGCACGCACCTGCTGTTCATCGCCAAGAACATCGAGCGGATCGGCGACCACGCCACCAACATCGCCGAGACGATCCACTACCTTGTCACCGGGGACTACATCGAGGGCGGCCGGCCGAAGGGCGATACCTCCAGCTACGCCGTCGTCGAGGCGCCGGAGACCGCCGAGGATATCGGGACCGAAAACACGCCGAATTCCGGCGATGGGTCCTCGAACGCCTGA
- the phoB gene encoding phosphate regulon transcriptional regulator PhoB, with the protein MKPLILVVEDETALVTLLRYNLEREGFRVMAAQDGDEALISASEERPDLVLLDWMLPITSGLEVCRRLRRQPDTRDVPILMLTARGEEADKVRGLDSGADDYITKPFSPAELIARIRAVLRRAQPQLTSETLQFEDLAMDLAAHRVRRQGRDVHLGPTEFRLLRHLLQHPGRVFTREQLLDAVWGHDVYVEPRTVDVHIRRLRKALNTGDEADLIRTVRAAGYALDHPANQPDSVGSESAEAEQG; encoded by the coding sequence ATGAAGCCGCTAATCCTGGTTGTCGAGGACGAGACCGCCCTGGTCACGCTGCTGCGCTACAACCTGGAGCGCGAGGGCTTTCGCGTGATGGCTGCTCAGGACGGTGACGAAGCGCTGATCAGCGCTTCGGAAGAGCGGCCGGACTTGGTGCTGCTGGACTGGATGCTGCCGATCACCAGCGGCCTGGAAGTCTGCCGCCGGCTGCGCCGCCAGCCGGATACGCGCGATGTGCCGATCCTGATGCTGACCGCCCGTGGCGAGGAAGCGGACAAGGTCCGGGGGCTGGATTCGGGAGCGGACGACTACATCACCAAGCCGTTCTCCCCGGCTGAACTGATCGCGCGCATCCGCGCCGTGCTGCGCCGGGCGCAGCCGCAGCTGACCAGCGAGACGCTGCAGTTCGAGGACCTGGCGATGGACCTCGCAGCCCACCGGGTGCGCCGGCAGGGCCGCGACGTGCACCTAGGCCCCACCGAGTTCCGCCTGCTGCGCCATCTCTTGCAGCACCCGGGCCGCGTGTTCACCCGGGAGCAGTTGCTGGACGCGGTTTGGGGGCACGATGTTTATGTCGAACCGCGAACGGTCGACGTCCATATCCGCCGGCTGCGCAAGGCGCTCAACACCGGCGACGAGGCGGACCTGATCCGTACCGTCCGCGCCGCCGGTTACGCCCTCGACCATCCCGCCAATCAGCCCGACAGCGTCGGCAGCGAAAGCGCCGAGGCGGAGCAGGGGTAG
- a CDS encoding BON domain-containing protein, which yields MTCPRMRLRSRRTAQIAAALCLAAPLGLAACTPAGVAVGAGATAGVAGFQDRGLGGAVEDSRIRIQINDLWLKEDEVLYRKAGLQVQNGRVLVTGVMPTEEMRAKAIELAWKADGVKEVINEVQIGDSSVGDYTEDTWISTQLKADLLLDAEVSSINYSIQTVRGVIYIIGIAQTDQELQRVLNHARGLANVRKVVSYVQVKTEPREPKLQGGGDTAEQPNDRRQQPTTQDDQTPGTNAPSRSDTPSTSNEPPTATEPVTETDLDA from the coding sequence ATGACCTGCCCCCGGATGCGCCTGCGTTCCCGCCGGACCGCCCAAATCGCCGCGGCGCTCTGCCTGGCCGCACCGCTCGGCCTTGCGGCCTGTACCCCTGCCGGCGTGGCGGTTGGCGCCGGAGCCACCGCCGGCGTCGCCGGCTTCCAGGACCGCGGCCTTGGCGGAGCGGTCGAGGACAGCCGCATCCGCATCCAGATCAACGACCTGTGGCTGAAGGAGGACGAGGTCCTGTACCGCAAGGCCGGCCTGCAGGTGCAGAACGGCCGGGTGCTGGTCACCGGCGTGATGCCGACCGAGGAAATGCGCGCCAAGGCGATCGAGCTGGCCTGGAAAGCCGACGGTGTGAAGGAAGTGATCAACGAGGTGCAGATCGGCGACAGCTCGGTCGGCGACTATACCGAGGATACCTGGATCTCCACCCAGCTGAAGGCCGACCTCCTGCTGGACGCCGAGGTCAGCTCGATCAACTATTCGATCCAGACGGTACGCGGTGTCATCTACATCATCGGCATCGCGCAGACCGACCAGGAACTGCAGCGCGTGTTGAACCACGCCCGCGGCCTGGCCAACGTCCGCAAGGTGGTCAGCTACGTGCAGGTCAAGACCGAACCGCGCGAACCCAAGCTGCAGGGTGGCGGCGACACGGCCGAGCAGCCGAACGACCGCCGCCAGCAGCCCACGACGCAGGATGATCAGACGCCCGGAACCAACGCCCCCTCCCGCTCCGACACACCGTCCACCTCCAATGAGCCCCCCACCGCTACCGAGCCGGTGACGGAGACCGACCTCGACGCATGA
- the gshB gene encoding glutathione synthase, with translation MAEDPKHTQETPGVSSGRRESTTLQEPLAPALDRPSSLAVAFQMDALSGIDIDADSSFALALEAQRRGHGLYHYAPEALTLRDGRVYARGRPMRLKREHGNHYQLGDWETLDLAAMDVVMMRQDPPFDMAYITATHLLEKVHPHTLVVNDPAHVRNAPEKLYVTHFAEFMPPTLITSDREQIRQFRREQKDIILKPLFGNGGADVFRITEQDENLGALLDMFTRLYREPIMVQAYLPEIRKGDKRIILIDGEPVGAVNRVPPPGDARANLHVGGYAERAELTERDRQVCRAIGPALRERGQIFVGIDMIGDYLTEINVTSPTGIQEINRLDGVSLETQVWDAIESRVNASGHIPE, from the coding sequence ATGGCCGAGGACCCGAAGCATACGCAGGAGACCCCCGGCGTCAGTTCCGGTCGGCGCGAAAGCACGACTCTGCAGGAGCCGTTGGCCCCCGCGCTGGACCGGCCGTCTTCGCTAGCCGTCGCCTTCCAGATGGACGCCCTGTCGGGCATCGACATCGACGCCGACAGCTCCTTCGCGCTGGCGCTGGAGGCGCAGCGCCGCGGCCACGGCCTGTACCACTATGCCCCGGAAGCCCTGACGCTGCGGGACGGCCGGGTCTACGCCCGCGGCCGGCCGATGCGCCTAAAGCGGGAGCACGGCAACCACTACCAGCTGGGCGACTGGGAAACGCTCGACCTGGCGGCGATGGACGTGGTGATGATGCGCCAGGACCCGCCGTTCGACATGGCCTACATCACCGCCACGCACCTGCTGGAAAAGGTGCATCCGCATACGCTGGTGGTGAACGACCCCGCGCACGTGCGCAACGCACCGGAAAAGCTCTACGTCACCCACTTCGCCGAGTTCATGCCGCCGACGCTGATCACCAGCGACCGCGAGCAGATCCGGCAGTTCCGCCGCGAGCAAAAGGACATCATCCTCAAACCCCTGTTCGGAAACGGCGGCGCGGACGTCTTCCGAATTACCGAGCAGGACGAAAACCTGGGCGCGCTGCTGGATATGTTCACCCGGCTCTACCGCGAGCCGATTATGGTGCAGGCCTACCTGCCGGAAATCCGCAAGGGCGACAAACGGATCATCCTGATCGACGGCGAGCCGGTCGGCGCGGTCAACCGCGTTCCCCCGCCGGGCGACGCGCGCGCCAACCTGCACGTCGGCGGCTATGCCGAGCGGGCGGAACTGACCGAGCGCGACCGCCAGGTCTGCCGCGCGATCGGTCCGGCGCTGCGCGAGCGCGGGCAGATCTTCGTCGGCATCGACATGATCGGCGACTACCTGACCGAGATTAACGTGACCTCCCCCACCGGCATCCAGGAGATCAACCGGCTGGACGGTGTGTCGCTGGAGACGCAGGTCTGGGACGCCATCGAAAGCCGCGTCAACGCGAGCGGCCACATTCCGGAGTAA
- a CDS encoding histone deacetylase family protein: MQIVYSADHARQHGRGELTDGRLMPVVEKPARAEMVLKRAQEVGLGDIMPPRDFGREALVRIHRPDYLAFLEGAWAEWEAERGGETDCLPLIWPVRNLRAVCPTHIDGKVSYYALDAGTPITPGTWTAARASANVAMTAADLVADGTRAAFALGRPPGHHATADQLGGYCFLNNAALAAQRLLDRGAERVAVLDVDYHHGNGTQAIFEDRADVLFCSLHADPKQEFPYFLGHADETGTGAGEGYTVNAPLPWGTTAEAWMAALERLCQRIESYAPDALVVSLGVDTYKGDPISRFALDTSDFPPIGARLAKLALPTTFVMEGGYAVEEIGVNAVGVLQGFEGG, encoded by the coding sequence TTGCAGATCGTCTATTCCGCCGACCACGCCCGTCAGCATGGCCGCGGTGAACTGACCGATGGCCGCCTGATGCCGGTGGTGGAAAAGCCCGCGCGCGCCGAGATGGTGCTCAAGCGCGCCCAAGAGGTCGGCCTGGGCGACATCATGCCGCCGCGGGACTTCGGCCGCGAGGCGCTGGTGCGCATCCATCGACCGGACTACCTCGCCTTCCTCGAAGGCGCCTGGGCCGAGTGGGAAGCCGAGCGCGGCGGGGAAACCGACTGCCTGCCGCTGATCTGGCCGGTGCGCAACCTGCGCGCCGTTTGCCCCACGCACATCGACGGCAAGGTCTCCTACTACGCGCTCGACGCCGGTACACCGATCACGCCCGGCACCTGGACGGCCGCGCGGGCCAGCGCGAACGTTGCGATGACGGCGGCCGACCTGGTCGCCGACGGCACGCGTGCCGCCTTCGCGCTCGGCCGGCCGCCCGGGCACCACGCGACGGCCGACCAGCTGGGCGGCTACTGCTTCCTGAACAACGCCGCGCTCGCCGCGCAACGCCTATTGGACCGCGGCGCCGAACGGGTGGCGGTGCTGGACGTCGACTACCATCACGGCAACGGCACCCAGGCGATCTTCGAGGACCGCGCGGACGTGCTGTTCTGCTCGCTGCACGCCGATCCGAAGCAGGAGTTCCCCTACTTCCTGGGCCATGCGGACGAAACCGGCACGGGCGCGGGCGAAGGGTACACCGTCAACGCGCCGTTGCCCTGGGGCACCACGGCGGAGGCCTGGATGGCCGCGCTGGAGCGGCTCTGCCAGCGGATCGAGTCTTACGCGCCCGACGCCCTGGTCGTGTCGCTCGGTGTCGACACCTACAAGGGCGATCCGATCTCCCGCTTCGCCCTGGATACGTCCGACTTCCCGCCGATCGGCGCGCGCTTGGCCAAGCTCGCCCTGCCGACCACCTTCGTCATGGAAGGCGGCTACGCCGTCGAGGAGATCGGCGTGAACGCGGTCGGCGTTCTGCAGGGCTTCGAGGGGGGCTAG